A single genomic interval of Novosphingobium ginsenosidimutans harbors:
- a CDS encoding alginate export family protein has translation MRLIALIVPVVTLSAQVAQAEDGLSLSGSVRARYEAIENQARVGFDRNDDLFNVRTILAAEYRQDSWRIGGELWDSRVYLQEPGTPVTTGEVNTLELVSAYVATDITAPFGPGSKLTLKAGRSLLNLGSRRLVAADDYRNTTNSYTGLRADLTLKSGLTATAIYVLPQSRRPDDPQGLASNRVALDRESFDLVLWGGLVAKPQAIGRTMAEVTFFHLGERDAPGRPSRDRSLNTIGLRLIRDPKAGQFDHEVEVIGQWGRASTSLAATAPRKPVRAWFAHADAGYTFPGALGARLSLEFDYASGDSGGAHYGRFDTLFGMRRADLAPAGLYNAIARANIVTPGVRFEAAPSKRLDFFASYRAMWLASATDAFATTGVRDPLGRTGRFAGQQIEGRVRWWAVPKRLQLEIDALTLIKGHFLHRAPNAPAGGDTRYISFNATAHF, from the coding sequence ATGCGTCTGATTGCTCTGATCGTTCCGGTTGTTACTCTTTCTGCGCAGGTCGCGCAGGCCGAAGATGGCCTGTCGCTGTCAGGCAGCGTTCGAGCGCGGTATGAGGCGATCGAAAACCAGGCACGGGTCGGGTTTGATCGCAATGACGACCTGTTCAACGTCCGCACCATCCTGGCCGCTGAGTACCGCCAGGATAGCTGGCGGATCGGCGGGGAACTGTGGGACAGCCGCGTCTATCTGCAAGAGCCGGGCACGCCGGTCACCACCGGTGAGGTCAATACGCTCGAACTGGTCTCGGCCTATGTCGCCACCGATATCACCGCGCCGTTCGGGCCGGGCAGCAAGCTGACGCTGAAAGCGGGGCGCTCGCTGCTCAACCTGGGCTCGCGCCGGCTGGTCGCGGCGGACGACTATCGCAACACCACCAACAGCTACACCGGCCTGCGCGCCGACCTGACGCTGAAAAGCGGGCTCACCGCGACAGCGATCTATGTCCTGCCGCAGAGCCGGCGGCCTGACGATCCGCAGGGCCTGGCCAGCAACCGCGTGGCACTAGACCGCGAGAGCTTCGACCTGGTGCTGTGGGGCGGACTGGTGGCCAAGCCCCAGGCGATCGGGCGGACCATGGCCGAAGTCACGTTCTTCCACCTGGGTGAGCGCGACGCGCCGGGCCGCCCCAGCCGCGACCGCTCGCTCAATACCATCGGCCTGCGGCTGATCCGCGATCCCAAGGCCGGCCAGTTCGATCACGAGGTTGAGGTGATCGGCCAATGGGGCCGCGCCAGCACGTCGCTGGCCGCCACGGCCCCGCGCAAGCCGGTGCGCGCCTGGTTCGCCCATGCCGATGCTGGCTACACCTTCCCCGGCGCGCTTGGCGCGCGGCTCTCGCTCGAGTTCGACTATGCCAGCGGCGATTCCGGCGGTGCGCACTATGGCCGGTTCGATACACTGTTCGGGATGCGCCGCGCCGACCTCGCCCCAGCCGGCCTCTACAACGCCATAGCCCGCGCCAACATCGTCACCCCCGGCGTGCGGTTCGAAGCCGCACCGTCAAAGCGGCTCGATTTCTTCGCCAGCTACCGCGCAATGTGGCTCGCCTCGGCCACCGATGCCTTCGCCACCACTGGCGTGCGCGATCCGCTCGGCCGCACCGGCCGCTTCGCCGGCCAGCAGATCGAAGGCCGCGTGCGCTGGTGGGCAGTGCCAAAACGCCTGCAACTGGAAATCGACGCGCTGACCCTGATCAAAGGCCACTTCCTGCACCGCGCGCCCAACGCCCCGGCAGGCGGCGACACGCGTTACATCTCGTTCAATGC
- a CDS encoding SDR family oxidoreductase: MDLRIAGRKALVNGGSAGMGRGAALALAREGAEVFFSARGAERLEATCTAIAAETGAKVHAIIADHASDVGRAAILAACPDPDIFVATCAPPPFTGDFRDVSREALAQAVATALLSPIDYIKAVTVPMVERRWGRIVNISTGAAKYPAAMRVLSGPPRAALANYCHAISKELAPHNVTINSVLPGMHHTPGIEEVLGPRAAANGRSYDEEVAAFVKAVRIPAGRFGDAEDLGALVAMFCSDQASYVTGQSLVVDGGIGTSTF; the protein is encoded by the coding sequence ATGGATCTGAGGATCGCGGGGCGCAAGGCGCTGGTCAATGGCGGCAGCGCGGGCATGGGGCGCGGGGCGGCGCTGGCGCTGGCGCGCGAGGGGGCCGAGGTGTTCTTCTCGGCGCGCGGAGCCGAACGGCTGGAAGCCACCTGCACCGCCATCGCCGCCGAGACCGGCGCGAAAGTGCACGCGATCATCGCCGATCACGCCAGCGACGTGGGCCGCGCGGCGATCCTGGCCGCTTGCCCCGATCCCGATATCTTCGTCGCCACCTGTGCCCCTCCGCCGTTTACCGGCGATTTCCGCGATGTTTCGCGTGAGGCGCTCGCCCAGGCGGTGGCAACGGCGCTGCTCAGCCCGATCGATTACATCAAGGCCGTTACCGTGCCGATGGTTGAGCGGCGCTGGGGGCGGATCGTCAATATCAGCACCGGGGCGGCGAAGTACCCCGCGGCGATGCGGGTGCTTTCCGGCCCGCCGCGTGCGGCCCTGGCCAACTATTGCCACGCGATCTCGAAGGAGCTGGCGCCGCATAACGTCACGATCAATTCGGTGCTGCCGGGGATGCACCACACCCCGGGGATTGAGGAGGTGCTGGGCCCCCGCGCCGCGGCCAACGGGCGCAGCTATGACGAGGAAGTCGCCGCTTTCGTCAAGGCTGTGCGCATTCCCGCCGGGCGCTTTGGCGATGCCGAGGACCTGGGCGCGCTGGTTGCCATGTTCTGCAGCGATCAGGCGAGTTACGTCACCGGCCAGTCACTGGTGGTTGATGGCGGGATCGGCACGTCGACGTTCTAG
- a CDS encoding MAPEG family protein: MTDPYSYVVIVSALALLAYYFTLLMAGLARGRFKIEPPSHSGPPEYERYVRAHQNTLEHLALFLPGLWLFAFVVSPVWAAGIGAIWPFMRVLYALGYHKAAEKRLIPLYISMPPIYIFVLGSLIGGIIRVANAG; the protein is encoded by the coding sequence ATGACCGATCCTTACAGCTATGTCGTGATCGTCAGCGCGCTGGCGCTGCTGGCCTATTACTTCACCCTGCTGATGGCCGGGCTGGCGCGGGGGCGCTTCAAGATCGAGCCACCGTCGCACAGCGGGCCGCCCGAGTATGAACGCTATGTCCGCGCGCACCAGAACACCCTGGAACACCTGGCGCTGTTCCTGCCCGGCCTGTGGCTGTTTGCCTTTGTCGTCAGCCCGGTGTGGGCGGCCGGGATCGGCGCGATCTGGCCGTTCATGCGGGTGCTCTATGCGCTGGGCTATCACAAGGCGGCCGAGAAGCGGCTGATCCCGCTCTATATCTCGATGCCGCCGATCTACATCTTCGTGCTCGGCTCGCTGATTGGCGGGATCATCCGCGTGGCGAACGCCGGATAG